From Balaenoptera acutorostrata chromosome 8, mBalAcu1.1, whole genome shotgun sequence, the proteins below share one genomic window:
- the CHRND gene encoding acetylcholine receptor subunit delta isoform X4, which produces MEGPVLTLGLLAALVVCGSWGLNEEERLIRHLFEEKQYDKELRPTAHKEETVDVTLALTLSNLISLKEVEETLTTNVWIEHGWTDSRLKWDAKDFGNISVLRLPSDMVWLPEIVLENNNDGSFQISYSCNVLIYPSGYVYWLPPAIFRSSCPISVTYFPFDWQNCSLKFSSLKYTAKEITLSLKQDEEDGRYYPVEWIIIDPEGFTENGEWEIVHRPARINVDPSASLDSPSRQAVTFYLIIRRKPLFYVINILVPCVLISFMINLVFYLPADCGEKTSMAISVLLAQSVFLLLISKRLPATSMAVPLIGKFLLFGMVLVTMVVVICVIVLNIHFRTPSTHVLSEGVKKLFLETLPEVLHMSRPAEDGPSPGTLIRRSSSLGYISKAEEYFSLKSRSDLMFEKQSERHGLARRLTTARRPPVGSEQAQQELFSELKPAVDGANFIVNHMKDQNNYNEEKDCWNRIARTVDRLCLFVVTPIMVVGTAWIFLQGAYNQPPPQPFPGDPFSYREQDKRFI; this is translated from the exons ATGGAGGGGCCCGTGTTAacgctggggctgctggctgccctGGTCGTGTGTG GCAGCTGGGGCCTGAACGAGGAGGAGCGGCTGATCCGGCACCTGTTTGAGGAGAAGCAGTACGACAAGGAGCTGCGGCCCACGGCGCACAAAGAGGAGACTGTGGACGTCACCCTGGCCCTCAccctctccaacctcatctcccTG AAAGAAGTTGAAGAGACCCTCACCACTAACGTGTGGATTGAGCAT GGCTGGACAGACAGCCGGCTGAAGTGGGATGCCAAAGATTTTGGGAACATCAGCGTCCTGCGTCTGCCCTCTGACATGGTGTGGCTCCCAGAGATAGTGCTGGAGAACAA CAATGACGGCTCCTTCCAGATTTCCTACTCCTGCAATGTGCTCATCTACCCCTCAGGCTACGTGTACTGGCTGCCGCCCGCCATCTTCCGCTCCTCTTGCCCCATCTCCGTCACCTACTTCCCCTTCGACTGGCAGAACTGCTCCCTCAAGTTCAG TTCACTCAAGTACACGGCCAAGGAGATCACCCTGAGCCTGAAGCAGGATGAAGAGGATGGCCGCTACTACCCCGTGGAGTGGATCATCATCGACCCCGAGGGCTTCACAG AGAACGGGGAGTGGGAGATAGTGCACCGGCCGGCCAGGATCAACGTGGACCCCAGTGCCTCACTGGACAGTCCCAGCCGCCAGGCCGTCACCTTCTACCTCATCATCCGCCGCAAGCCGCTCTTCTACGTCATCAACATCCTGGTGCCCTGCGTGCTCATCTCCTTCATGATCAACCTGGTCTTCTACCTGCCTGCAGACT GTGGCGAGAAGACATCAATGGCCATCTCGGTGCTCCTGGCCCAGTCTGTCTTCCTACTGCTCATCTCTAAGAGGCTGCCGGCCACGTCCATGGCCGTCCCCCTCATCGGCAA GTTCCTGCTCTTCGGCATGGTGCTGGTGACCATGGTCGTGGTGATCTGTGTCATCGTACTCAACATCCACTTCCGCACGCCCAGCACCCACGTGCTGTCTGAGGGAGTCAAGAAG CTCTTCCTGGAGACCCTGCCTGAGGTCCTGCACATGTCCCGTCCGGCAGAGGATGGGCCCAGCCCTGGCACCCTGATCCGGAGGAGCAGCTCGCTGGGCTACATCTCCAAGGCAGAGGAGTACTTCTCGCTGAAGTCCCGAAGTGACCTCATGTTTGAGAAGCAGTCAGAGCGTCATGGGCTGGCCCGGCGCCTCACCACCGCAC GTCGGCCCCCAGTAGGCTCTGAGCAGGCCCAGCAGGAGCTCTTCAGTGAGCTGAAGCCAGCTGTGGATGGGGCCAACTTCATCGTCAACCACATGAAGGACCAGAACAATTACAATGAG GAGAAGGACTGCTGGAATCGGATAGCCCGCACAGTGGACCGACTCTGCCTGTTTGTGGTGACACCCATCATGGTGGTGGGCACAGCCTGGATCTTCCTGCAGGGAGCCTACAACCAGCCTCCACCTCAGCCTTTCCCTGGGGACCCCTTCTCCTACCGGGAGCAGGACAAGCGCTTCATCTAG
- the CHRND gene encoding acetylcholine receptor subunit delta isoform X5, with the protein MPKILGTSASCVCPLTCNDGSFQISYSCNVLIYPSGYVYWLPPAIFRSSCPISVTYFPFDWQNCSLKFSSLKYTAKEITLSLKQDEEDGRYYPVEWIIIDPEGFTENGEWEIVHRPARINVDPSASLDSPSRQAVTFYLIIRRKPLFYVINILVPCVLISFMINLVFYLPADCGEKTSMAISVLLAQSVFLLLISKRLPATSMAVPLIGKFLLFGMVLVTMVVVICVIVLNIHFRTPSTHVLSEGVKKLFLETLPEVLHMSRPAEDGPSPGTLIRRSSSLGYISKAEEYFSLKSRSDLMFEKQSERHGLARRLTTARRPPVGSEQAQQELFSELKPAVDGANFIVNHMKDQNNYNEEKDCWNRIARTVDRLCLFVVTPIMVVGTAWIFLQGAYNQPPPQPFPGDPFSYREQDKRFI; encoded by the exons ATGCCAAAGATTTTGGGAACATCAGCGTCCTGCGTCTGCCCTCTGACATG CAATGACGGCTCCTTCCAGATTTCCTACTCCTGCAATGTGCTCATCTACCCCTCAGGCTACGTGTACTGGCTGCCGCCCGCCATCTTCCGCTCCTCTTGCCCCATCTCCGTCACCTACTTCCCCTTCGACTGGCAGAACTGCTCCCTCAAGTTCAG TTCACTCAAGTACACGGCCAAGGAGATCACCCTGAGCCTGAAGCAGGATGAAGAGGATGGCCGCTACTACCCCGTGGAGTGGATCATCATCGACCCCGAGGGCTTCACAG AGAACGGGGAGTGGGAGATAGTGCACCGGCCGGCCAGGATCAACGTGGACCCCAGTGCCTCACTGGACAGTCCCAGCCGCCAGGCCGTCACCTTCTACCTCATCATCCGCCGCAAGCCGCTCTTCTACGTCATCAACATCCTGGTGCCCTGCGTGCTCATCTCCTTCATGATCAACCTGGTCTTCTACCTGCCTGCAGACT GTGGCGAGAAGACATCAATGGCCATCTCGGTGCTCCTGGCCCAGTCTGTCTTCCTACTGCTCATCTCTAAGAGGCTGCCGGCCACGTCCATGGCCGTCCCCCTCATCGGCAA GTTCCTGCTCTTCGGCATGGTGCTGGTGACCATGGTCGTGGTGATCTGTGTCATCGTACTCAACATCCACTTCCGCACGCCCAGCACCCACGTGCTGTCTGAGGGAGTCAAGAAG CTCTTCCTGGAGACCCTGCCTGAGGTCCTGCACATGTCCCGTCCGGCAGAGGATGGGCCCAGCCCTGGCACCCTGATCCGGAGGAGCAGCTCGCTGGGCTACATCTCCAAGGCAGAGGAGTACTTCTCGCTGAAGTCCCGAAGTGACCTCATGTTTGAGAAGCAGTCAGAGCGTCATGGGCTGGCCCGGCGCCTCACCACCGCAC GTCGGCCCCCAGTAGGCTCTGAGCAGGCCCAGCAGGAGCTCTTCAGTGAGCTGAAGCCAGCTGTGGATGGGGCCAACTTCATCGTCAACCACATGAAGGACCAGAACAATTACAATGAG GAGAAGGACTGCTGGAATCGGATAGCCCGCACAGTGGACCGACTCTGCCTGTTTGTGGTGACACCCATCATGGTGGTGGGCACAGCCTGGATCTTCCTGCAGGGAGCCTACAACCAGCCTCCACCTCAGCCTTTCCCTGGGGACCCCTTCTCCTACCGGGAGCAGGACAAGCGCTTCATCTAG